DNA from Brassica napus cultivar Da-Ae chromosome C4, Da-Ae, whole genome shotgun sequence:
TCCAAACCCCCCACTCTCACTCTGCCGTTGTGAATATTAGCTGGTGTTCCCCATCTCAAATGGTTCGGAGTCGAGGGTGACTACAGTTGCATGGTTATCGACCTTCTTGGCCCCAGCTTGGAGGACTTATTCAATTACTGCATTCGAAAGTttactttgaaatctgttttaatgcttgCAGATCAGTTGGTAAGTTACTGAGTATTATGAATTATGATATGCCCTTTTACGTTATGACTTATGCTAATCTGTTCCTTTATGGATGCAGATATGCAGAGTTGAGTACATGCATTCCCGGGGTTTTCTTCACCGCGATATTAAACCAGACAACTTTTTGATGGGTCTTGGGCGCAAAGCAAACCAGGTAATCCTACTTTTGCATCATGAGTTTGTTGTATGGCTCTGAAGGTGTGTCCTTAAGCATAATATATCTTGGTCTGATTCTTAGGATAGGACTAGTGCTAAAGCTGTCTGgttaatcaaattaattttgaacCTCCTCAGGTTTATATCATCGATTATGGCCTTGCTAAAAAATACAAGGATCTTCAGACACAAAAACATATACCATACAGGTGAGATCTGCAAATTCTTATGCCTCTTATAATGTCTAGCTAATTCCAGGACCTGTGTTTGATGCTTTCCTTCTTCCGGCTTGCTTTACTAGTGTTCATTGTAAATTGACAGAGAAAACAAGAATCTAACAGGAACTGCACGGTATGCAAGTGTCAACACGCACCTTGGGATTGGTAAGAACTGCTTTCATCTAATAACATCCGTGGCTTTCTTGTCTGAAGCATTTGAaaactctttcttctttgctgacGCAACGCATTTTGTATGCATACTTACAGAGCAAAGTAGAAGAGATGATCTGGAGTCACTTGGTTATGTGTTGATGTATTTTCTACGAGGAAGGTAATGAAACTTTCTTataacttaattaaaaaaattaaaccttaaacttGAGCTCATGCCTCCTTGTGCCTCAGTCTTCCGTGGCAAGGTTTAAAAGGTGgtacaaagaagcagaagtatgACAAGATTAGTGAAAAGAAGATGCTTACTCCTGTAGAGGTACACCATTGATATAATGTTTTCAAATATCCTATAGATTTTGACTTAGCTTGGTtttactctttcttttttctttttggagatTCTGTGCAAGTCACATCCATCAGAGTTCACCTCGTATTTCCATTACTGTCGATCACTGAGATTTGAGGACAAACCAGATTATTCATATCTGAGAAGACTTTTCAGAGACCTTTTCATTCGTGAAGGTGAGAAATGAATCTTCTTGCTGTGTTTCTTGGAGCTTCGTGGAACTTATACATagctcttttgtttgttttgatgaAATGAACTATGCTTGTAGGTTACCAGCTGGACTACTTGTTTGATTGGACAACCTTGAAATATCCTCAGACTGGCTCTACTTCGAGACCAAGGGTTAGTTCTATTACTGATTTCAAGTGTTGTGGAGATCCAAATTTTCCATAACAAATCCAAAATCTTATCCTGCTGTTGTTTTGTCTATCGTTCACAACAGCTGACTCCCTTGGACCCTCCTCCAGGACCACCTGCAGAAATATCTGAAAAACCTACAGGTACATTGTTCTCTGTCTTTATATATGTTGTGGGGTTAAATTAAAAGAGATATATTGAAACATGTCTGTCTTGGaagaattttgaatttaatatgACAAACACTCTGAAAGAATGATCCAGAACTGAGAACTTGATTACCTCAGTGGGACAGGACCTCAGAGGAAGATTTTCAGGGGCAATTGAGGCATTCACCAGACGAAATGTTTCAAGCCAAGGAGCTCATGGTGACCGCTCTAGACAAAGATCTTCTGATGATGTACCCTCTTCTTCCAAAGAAGTGGTT
Protein-coding regions in this window:
- the LOC106390756 gene encoding casein kinase 1-like protein 11, encoding MERNQKKMDHVIGGKFKLGRKLGSGSFGELYLGINIQTGEEVAVKLEPVKTRHPQLQYESKIYMHLQGGTGVPHLKWFGVEGDYSCMVIDLLGPSLEDLFNYCIRKFTLKSVLMLADQLICRVEYMHSRGFLHRDIKPDNFLMGLGRKANQVYIIDYGLAKKYKDLQTQKHIPYRENKNLTGTARYASVNTHLGIEQSRRDDLESLGYVLMYFLRGSLPWQGLKGGTKKQKYDKISEKKMLTPVEILCKSHPSEFTSYFHYCRSLRFEDKPDYSYLRRLFRDLFIREGYQLDYLFDWTTLKYPQTGSTSRPRLTPLDPPPGPPAEISEKPTVGQDLRGRFSGAIEAFTRRNVSSQGAHGDRSRQRSSDDVPSSSKEVHESDRNPSSKRGVMSIENRSSRLFSSGSRLATTQQNYESKPSSASGIRSFELLTIGSAKNKK